TTCCCCACAACTTGCATATACAATGGAAAAATAGgctttttctcttttacttATTAAGAAAACCACCCATATCAGTATAGCCATGATCGTCTTACATACCTTTTTGttgatttatttgaaaaacatataaattttatttatctgcTCTTTATGATCACCTAATTAATAAGTTTTGGGTCAATTGAAAAGATGCAAAAGTTGCATTGATCCGTTCTAATTGGAACATCAAAATATATCTTATAATGAAAGGGATTGGGAAGTTGCTGTACTCTGGCCTTGTGTACGTACATGCTAATTGATATGGCTCTTGTAGATATTGTTGCATGCCAAATAGATTAATGAGTGTAGATTAGAGGTGTGGTGATCACACACCAAACAGGGTATCTCTTGAGTTTGTATCATTTCTATTGTGATGGTTCCCATGGGGGTGTCGGTTGAGAAAATGTCAAGCTAAGATAACCATTTGATTGAATCAAATGGTTGTGCCCTTTGTCAACTAGTGCCTTGTGGTCTATAAATAGAGACCATATGTGCACAAATAATTCACTTGCAATTCCTTTTTCATCACTAACTTGTGCGATAAATAGCCTCATTGGATTGTCACCATTTCACAAACCAatcttttttcttatattctaacaataattAAGGGGATCGTGGTTttgttttctctctatttttttcataagtagTTTCCTTCTTCGATCACTGGCTATATCAAGTTCATTGAGAGTTCTATaaaaatgatgaaggaatattgaTAAGAGACAATATTGCAGgataagctagctagctagcgaaTGCGGGGATTGGATCTAAGATAAACTTAAGTCTAGCGCATTAAAACCCAAGAGCTATGCATGGTGATAATGTCTAGATTACGTGAAGATGAAGGGAATATATTTGATCAGCCGAAGACATACAAAGTAAGCAAGAGCGCTTCTTTCTcccttttttgataagtgataAAGGTAGGTGCTATATGATATCTCACATTATTTAGGAATGAgaattcttgttctttattatGTTTCAATGTAactctaattatattattaactaatcaTTTTGATGTATAAACTATGTACTTTGAGCCTTCCATTAAGCTATTATAGAGCTGCTGGTGGGGCTGTGCCCACTTGCCCTCTTCTTTTGCTTTACTGCCGGAATAAGGAACCTTAGAATTGGGTATATTAATGTGTATATATCTCTCCTACTTGAGAcccgtttatatatatacactcttcttctttttttcctaaaGCACTTAAACGTACAGTACTGCATAATTTAAGAATCCGTATATACCTTCGTATAAAttgaagagagaataaaaatggAATCCACAATTCCAAGCCTATATATTCTAGTCCAGTTTTCTGCTTCCAGTACTACAGTAGATGTTATTTCATTATGATTCATCAATGACCAACGTCATAGATCTCTCATTATCATCATCCATGAATAACTAGTACTATTTCTATCCATTAATCGTTTTCTTGTAGTTGTGGATATTCTATCATTCTGGCAGTTCAGTTTCAGATcatctactctctctctctctctctctctctcatattcaTGTACTAGCTAAGGGCTTTGCGAAACGTTCTGAAGTCTCTAACCCTCCtgttatatatgaatattattttctcaagtccCAATCCCCTCTCTTTGATGAAGATCACAAGCACCCATCCATCAACATCTCTAGCTCCCTACATTTCTCATTCCCGTGCATGAAACCATTGAATGGTACCATTGCCTCTGCAAAAGGAAACTGAACAACCCGGCCTCAACACCCACATCTAATTTTAccccacatctctctctctctctctgatgtcACCGGATAACATCCCGGCAAAGCCGGTGATCCAGAAAGATGACAGTCAAGGCTCAGGTAGCCGCAAAACTGCGTCCACAAGGCCAGCGGAGCAAGGCCTAAAGTGCCCACGATGCGACTCGCCTAACACCAAATTCTGCTACTACAACAACTACAGCCTCACGCAGCCAAGGCATTTCTGCAAGACTTGTAGAAGGTACTGGACAAATGGTGGGGCTTTGCGCAACGTTCCCATCGGCGGTGGTTGTCGGAAAAACAAGAAGGTAAAGTCATCTTCGAGGCTCTCCGGGGACTCCAAAGACACAGTGATCTCATCTTCAGAGATCGGTGGATTGAAATTCTTCCATGGTCTATCCCCGGCGATGGATTTTCAGCTTGGTGGGTTATCATACCCCAGACTTCACCCTCCAACAACAGGTATTTACAACCAGTTCTCCTCATTAGGAGACGTTTCGAGTACTTTCGCAGCTGCTTCTGGAGGTGTCACTGGTCCTTGTTTTACCCTTGATCCATCTGGAAACTCTAATTCTCTCATGTCTTTTAATTATCCTCTTTCATCGACAAGTGCTGCCGGTGCTGGTTTTAGTACTGCTGCAGTTCAGAACACGACCTCCATGAACATTCACAGCGGTCTTGCATCTTCTATCGAATCTCTGAGTACCATCAACCGAGACTTGCACTGGAAGCTTCAGCAGCAGAGGCTGGCCACGCTATTTGGTGGGGAAATTCAGAAAGATAACAGCGTTTCCTCCGTTCCTCTTGAAATCCATACGCAGAAACCGCAACCCATTGTATTTCAGAATCTGGAGATTTCCAAAACAGAGGCTTGCGGTGTTGGAAATTCAAGAAAAGAAGGTACAAGTGGTGATCAGATAGCGACCGAGTGGTTTTTTGGGAACTCTTATGGCCCAGTGACCACTACTCCGACCAACAGTGCCGGCAACGATGGTGGCAACGGTAACGCGAATAGCTGGAATGGAACTCAAGCGTGGAGTCATGACTTACAACAATATAGTGCTTTGCCCTAGATGAAGAGCATCAGGAGGTAGACCAATTAAAGCTTGTTGAAAATAGGGAAATGTCAATCTAAAACTCATTTAGGTGTATGGTTGTTCATGTTCTTTTGTGAGTGCAGATCAACGTGTAAACTTTGGctaaaaagagatttttttttccctgtaattcaagtttatattttattattttacgtTAGGATGTTGATCAGCAGTCTCAGTTCTTTGTAAGCTAATATTGATGCTGTCGATTGTAGTGCTTTCCACCTCTTTTGCATGTAAATGCTGGATCAAGCCGATTATGGCAGCAAATAAAAACTAGTTTTGGATGCATTGAAAAGCAATGGTTGTCGGACTCTCTCTAAGCTTATACAAATTAATACGTCTGTAGTtgaaattttatgtttgatttgAAAATAGTTCAGTACTTGTATTAAACTCAGTTTTCAGGGTTTTGATACTCAATTTCTAGCACCAATATTGTATTGCGCGCAGACTTGATTATGCACATGCCTCCTTAAACAATCTCTTTGGGATCCGTTCGGTCTTGACTTTGGGACTGTTAATATATactgcatacatacatatatatatatatatgtttgatcTGTTTTATGTTCATTCGATATCTGGAACTCTCGCCGTTTCTGTGTGTCTCTCTCGAATATGATTTCCATTTCCATTAACTGAGAGTCCCAGCCCGCTCAGCTTAAGAACAATTAATATCGTAAATATATGAAGCAACACAGGATTAGCAGTGGCTGGGTAAGGCATTCGCCGCTCAGCCTCTTTTCCTAGCAAGCTAGGCCTGCAGTGTTAGAGCAACTGATGATCTGTCTTCCTTTTCTCTGTCTAGCTAGGGCTCTCTATAATTATTAGGTGGCATTGTGATCATGTGCATGCTTTGGTGGTGTCTGAAAAAGTGGTGGTTTGAAACTGTATTGAATGGAAGACTGTCAACATTTGAATGAATGAGAAAGAGGTGAGAGAAATGTGGCATCTAAAGCAAGCTTacaattcattttatataatgagtaATGCTAAGTTCTTGtacaaaatttttgtaaaaatgtgggttccaaagaacaaaaaaaaaaagcaagtttttgtcattttttcatgatgggatttgtttttttttttttttttttttttttttttttttttttattttttttttataaaatacttacGCAAGATTTATGTATTTGTAACTTGTATATGTCATTTTTCTGCTATAATATTCTTTTGTatagcaaaaattaaaaatgttgtGGAGCTTTTCAGGGTCTTGGCGAGTGAGCCCCGCCATCCGTGCTAATTGCTAACTGAGCATCCTCTCATTGTCATTCTGTTTTATGACTGGCGGGTGAGGGGGAGATCAGCTTTGCTTTTCTCTTGCTGCCTATGTCTATCTTTATTCTCTACTTCCACTGTTTCTGTGAAAAAAACAGGCCGACAATGATGAAAAAGGAATAGCATTATGAGCTCCTAATTCTGTATCTATCGATTAACAAGGACAATTCctaattcatatataaaaaaccATATTAAATTTGGCTTATGTGTTGAACGAGTCAAATGCACTTTCATGTGAATGATTAAGTTTAAACTTTAATGTTGGTTGATCAATCTCCACTGATAAGAATTCTTTTCAACTTCTTTTAATGGTCAGTACGATTgtcacataaatatatataactttctGCATCCTCCCCGAATTTTACCTTGTCTCTTGATGATCTTCATGTGCAAAAATATGCCGAAAAGTTCTTGCATCAGATCATCACGATCTCCCTCTCGAATCAGAACTTTAGGATCGGACTTCCAGTCTTCACCAATGTATTGCCTGTAAATTACTGAGTGATCACAGCCTGTAAGGCTGTAACGTACAAGggcaacctctctctctctctctgatctttTTGGCTTTTGTTTGGCCTACATCATGGCAAAAAGGTGACATTATTCTATACATGAGTGAGCTATTTCTCATTTGCCACGCTTCCTTCCAAGTTCCATGATGGCATGATGCCATTTTTTGTTCTTAGCAATTCTTTAATCGTTCTAGACATCTCATGCAACATTCCTTGCTAGTTTAATGCGAAGGGAAAGCTAGCGGTCTTGTAGATTATGTAACGTAAGTATAACTTATACGTACGTTATACCGTATAAGCTGATTAACTAGTTTAAACTTCTTGCTGGTGGCATGCTTTTTTCATACCAAGTTGGGGTTATATCAACTGAATTTTATGTCTAGCAGCTTGTTGGAAAGTGAAGATCAGGTACTGATACCCACTTATTTACTAATCACAATCAATCTTATTAGTGTATTAACTATTACATTTTTAAGTGCCTCTTTAATTAGCTTTTGTTTAGGTATATCatgaggatatatatatattctttctgaataaaagataatttataaatataacggTCATGAACATAACTATTTGGAGTCAAAAGTTTTcctccctatatatatatgttatcattAGCCTtttgttggagagagagagagagagagagagagagagagatgtcccAGAACATGATCGAAGTAGCGTGATTAACGTGATAGACTCGGTGGGAGTAAGCTTTTTTTGGTCATGACAgctttgtgtatgtgtgtttgGTGTCAACTGTCATTTACAAGTTAAACCCGGCCTATCTGCATATATGCAAGAAGCTCATGACCCAGCTTGCTAATCGGAAACTCTATGGTACGGTGCTCCTCATCTTCCAACctagctagatatatatatatatatatagacttgaTATGATGGAGGGAAATCATTTTATAGGATTGGAGCCTGATTTTCtaatttcagtgaaaatatcgATCATATTCCCATGATATGCTTAATTAGATgggccatatatataatatatatagatgaatCCAATAATTCCCGATCAGTGTTGGAGGATCTGATCATGACTATAATCAATTGGTCATAAGCTGCATGGGTTCATCTACTTAACAATATTTGACAAAGATAACGTCCCACGTGATCATTAATTCTAATGAGCGAACAGATTAATTGTTATATGCATGCATCGATCTGTTTCAGTCTGATAATGAAATCAGAAGATACGCTCTTTTTAGATCTCTTTCTTTTATACTTGCGCACTTAAATCTTGTACCTaataacctctctctctctctgtatatatatatatatatatttacgtgCGTTTAAGTGATCAAACATGTTTATCAGGTCACAACTGTAactttactttttataaatgaataaattctatttatcaaaaaaacaaaaaagtgatGAAACATTTCATCATGGCGTAATATATAAGGTTTCAAAATATTCTTGAATTGGAgaatttgttttgttgtggAGAGTGTATCATGGTGAGGTAGGTACGTGCTTAAGGGTGGGAGCACCCCGTCACTGACAGAGCATTAGTAGTGAGCTAGGCATAGTCATATTTAGATCAAAATTTAGCTAATTTTTACAAAACACATCTACATCAAACTCAATATATACTTGTACTGTAAATTTAGTCATTCCATTTTTCACGTACCAAATCTAGCTAGCCCAAATTGCTAGCCAAATAATTTTTTGACCTTAAAAAATTCTTCCCGCTTGTATCTTTAATTAGAAACATGTGAAGCTCATCAAATCAAAAAACGCATCTCCTAGAGCATAATTTACATGTTTTTTTCACTGGCCACCATTGAAAACACATCTCTTGgagctaattttttttcttgaaattggATTCTTTGAACTCTGCGAAAGAAGCTTTTTGagcaataatataaaatgataagTATGAGCCCTTCTTTTTTAGCCAACGAGAGATGAGAATGCATTGATGTTGCAAATATCATAGATTCAAAGATATGATTGTGTGTTTTGAGAACCatataagaataatataaacattagaaaattaatgtgtattttaattataatgaataaatattctaattataattagaattaaaataaatgaaaatgttaaaattaatattttaataaaataatgatagatttagaaaatttgtTATTTGAGATTATTGAAAAGTGaatagttaaatttataaaaatgatttttttaatcaaaatttggCCAAATGACAACTAATACTCAGTcgacaaaacaagaaaaatgcttTCATATCATACCCATtaccttttttgttttgtgtttttttctttttggactCTTTCTGGTCTTTGGGCATTTAACAATATCTCAACCCCACACCTTCCACCAGCCTCATGATTTCTATTTTAGCCTTTTGTGCTTTTGCAGTTTTTGTGTTCCCTTTTGCATCTTCAATTAGTAcatcgctctctctctctctctctctctctctctctaatgttTACTTCAGTCTTGCATGGGATGGTAAGATTTTGATTGTGAGCAGTCCTAGGTTTAATGGCCCAATTTTGGGTAAAAGGACAACCAGATTGACCCATCTACAAAATTACATCTCTCTCCAAACATATCTCCTTTCcctttacaattattttacaatacaattacttttattaattttattattctcaatCACTTTAATCAAGTAGAGTAGTATCATATACAGTCATGAGTATATAAACGtcgtataatcattttgaaaaaaaatgaaatttattattaaaaaattaattttcttttcatataaatttcgtatttatttattttttaaaaaatgattgtgTAGCGTTTACACACTTATGACTGcaataatcatttttctttcagaGGAACATATCACAAACAAATTGACATGGCTAGATTTGATTAAATACTTGAAAATTTCTCAAGACGAGTTATATACATTTAAAGTCACTAGATACTAAGAAATCGCTACATATATCTAGATTAAACATGCTAAAAACTTAACCACCTGAAAGTTTTATTCCTGTACctaatgtatgtatgtatgtatgagtACGTGTATCACTGAGGTATCATTTTTTATAGCTCCATGTACCGTGTAGGCCAGACACGTCAAATTGggaaaattcaaattcaaaatctttgGACTTGTCTTGCCATGGTGTATTTACCATATTGATTTACATCCAGGGCTCTATCTTGATTTACATCCAGggcactttcttttttctttgaagtTGTAACAGCATTAAAAAATATGGTGGGGTTTGAGCCATTGACAGAACATTGTGGCATGAGCCGGTCTACCCAACATTATTGTGTGCAGGGCACTCAACTTGCTGCAGTCAGAAAATGCACTCAAGTGTTGCGCTTGGTTTGGATTTTGAGacgagatgagatagttttagatgaaaaataaaaattaaataaaatattgttattattatttcggaatttgaaaaaatgaaattgagatttgaaaaagttgaattgtttattatattttgtgtgggaaattagaaaaattataatgatgagatgaaataagatgagttgagatgaggtAAGATCACCTCCCAATCCAAACCAGCAACATTTTCATTTAACACATATAGGTAGAAGATACATGATTTGAAAACAAATCAAAGAATTTCGTTTGTTCCTTTAGTTTTACAAAGAAATGAGTTGTGCACAATCTACATGGAAGATTAATGTAAATAGGAAGTCAACATTATAAACAAATTGACTTCTGTTGAGTTAGTTCACTATCAGGACCatatcttcttcttattttccctCTCCTTGATTCCTTGGTTATAATCTCTGCTGGTCCTCTTGTGCATCAAGGGCCCTTGAGTAGCAGTGACCAGCTTTGTTGTTCTCATAACCCTTGCAATTTTAGGTGGATCAGATTTCCTACTAACCTTGGTATCATTTAAAGAAGACGATACAAAAATATTGTTTTCTGCATCAGCATTTCTGAAGTCTCTTTTCCTCCTCATCTCATGGAAAGAATCATTTCCTCTTTGCAAAGTAGAACCTTGACTCAACGGGCGGTTTATTGAATTTGAACTTCTCAGTATACGAGGCTCAATCTCATTCATTAATTCATCTCTTATAAAGGTTTTAGGAGTGGCCCTAACTGCATCAGTGCAATCCTGAGATTGCTGCTCTTGCACCTTCAACTTATCTTCAAGCTCCTTAATCTGCGATAACATGTCAAGGAGAGTCATTTTCGAGTTCCCCTTTTCAGTTACATCTCACAACTTACAATTCCCCTAAAAGCAGattatttaaaaggaaaagaaaactcATGAagcttcattaaaaatattagcCATTAGAAAGATTTCtctcagggaaaaaaaaaaaaaaagagtaggcAATGACAATGACATGATGGATGAATATCGCATAAAGGGTAACAGGGTGCAAAAGTAACTCAGCCATATGATATGCTTGTTTGTGAAATTATGAACATTTCATAAGAATGTGgacatattttttaacataaaattgtCCTGTTTATAAAACACTGAAACTTGTCCCGCAAAGAATGTTTCAGAAAACTCAattgaaaagttaaattagccaatagtaaaaagaaataataaaaaaaagacctTTTGATGAAGTAAGCAAGACTCTGAATTTTGTTCCTGCTCTTTTAGTTTTCGTTCCAGCTCATTCACCTGATTAAAcagttaaaaaaaacataattaattttaacttCCTATGAGCCAGTTGATATAAAAACTACCACGACTGAGTTTTTCACAACCTCATGTTGAAGGATTGTCCTGTTTATAAAACACTGAAACTTGTCCCGCAAagaatatttcagaaaactcaattgaaaagttaaattagccaatagtaaaaagaaataattaaaaaaaaagaccttTTGATGAAGTAAGCAAGACTCTGAATTTTGTTCCTGCTCTTTTAGTTTTCGTTCCAGCTCATTCACCTGATTAAACAGTTAAAAAGAAACATCATTAATTTTAACTTCCTTTGAGCTAGTTGATATAAAAACTACCACGACTGAGTTTTTCACAACCTCATGTTGAAGGCTGACAGTGTAAGACTCTGATTTCTGCAATTCCTCCTTGAGCTTGTTTTCAAGTTCCTTAACCTGCTTGAAGTAAAACTGTGGTTAACCTTTTCAGCCTTTCAACATCACTAAACGTAAATAACTGAAATCAGATCCAAGAAGTAATGGAATATCCAAGAAGGTTGAGCAAAAAGTAACTGAATTCTAGAATATCCAAGAAGCCATATCATCTGGTCATAAAGTCTACATTCCTCAAGATATAAAACTTCCACCAAAtatgttgagaaaaaaaataaaatgatgtatactaaaaattctaaaaacatCAAACTCTTCCCTATTGAAGAGAGAGATTTTAGAGTTTGATACACAAACCTTTTGTTGAAAAGATGCAGATTCTGAGTGCCGTTGTTCTACGAGCTTCATCTCCAACTCTTTGACCTTAAGGAGAAATAATCCACATTtagcaataataataataataataagacagCATAATATCTACTATAATTTAAGTGGAAAGCAACCTTTTGCTGGAGATTACTGCAGACTTCTTCCCTCCCCTTCAATCTCTCAGATAATTGCCAAAGTTGCTTCTCAGACTGGTTATGGATGGCTGTCTTCAATTCAATCTGGCCTTCAAGCTCTTTGATCTTCTCATGTAGGTTTTTATGACTCTGATCTTTGCCTTTTGCCTTGCTCTCAAGGTTCTGTAAGTTCTCTTCTAGCTTCCTCAGAGATTCATCTTTGGATTTGGATTCCTGCCTTGCTTTTTCAAGCTTTATGCAATAGAAAGAAATACgtaaataaatcaaagttaaattttaatgttcaagttacttatcaaaaattgTGAATGGTATAGAAGAAATGCAGCTATTCATCTAGCTAGAGTTATCAATCCTATGGAAGCTGCTGTTCAGGGAGCTTTAAACCTGTTCCATAGCTACAAGAACATATGATCAAAGGGGAAGgctcaagaaaaagaaaagagtactGGAGTGGcattttataaaactcaatgtGGATGAGGCCATCTCTAAGGAAGCAAATATGTCTGGAGTAGTAGTATTACACGATGAAAGTTGAAGTGTCTTAATATGGCAGCATGTAAAGCAGGGTGTGGAGAACAGGATGTGGATAATGTGGAAGCTTTAGCTATCCTGAGAGGACTTCAACTCACGCATCATATGGGTATCAAATGAATTTCACTGAGAGTGATACACAGACAATTATCAACAGGCAGAATCTACCTAAAATGAACCTGTGCAAGAAGCTCTTTTCGCTGACATCAAGAATCTACTAGTGGTTTTGAAGAGAGTTCAGTTATATTGGTAGAGCAGCAAATGCTGTTGCTCATAATTTGGCCCAGTATTGTACAGATATGGAAGATAAAAGTCTGGTGGCATTAGTTTCCAGATGTGGTTAAGCAACAAATTATTGTATAAGCATCTCTGTAATTATACTGTCTTTGATATTTCAATGATATCATGAAGTAtctgttataaaataattgtgaaTATAGAAAACGAATGAATGGTTGTAGTTATAAATCAAAAGGACCCACCATTGCTTTCAACTTTTGCAGCTCACTTGTGTCAAGCTGCTTCTTGGCAGGGCCCAACTCAATCCCACGAACCCGAGATGCAAAATTTAAAGAACTCAAAGTCTCACCCAAGTCCCTGTCTGAAGGACTAATTTGTACAAACATCAAAGTTTTGGAGTCGCCCCCTGTAATACAAGGAAAAGAAGCAATAAAGGCCTGGGAAGTCAAAACCTGAAGAAAATGTGATGCTGATAGCATGGATTACAAGCAAAGTTTTTCACACCCACAAAATGAAGCCCCCCACCACCCCCTCTGTAAACACACGCACTCATATTTAGATTAGTTGGAATTTACCTAATGAGTCTTGAAGTAAATGTGTCAATTTGGAGTTCCTAGAACAGAAAACCAACATTGTAAGAATAAAATGCGACTGTGATGGAGGAACAATTGAAAGGCAAGCAAGAAGCGGTTTATACCTGTATGGGATATGACTACTTTTAGTTGCCAAAGCTGATATGACATCTCCAAGAGCTGCAAGCgatctatttatattttgtgcTTCCTTCAGGCGCTCCCCTTGCACGTCAGTTTTCGAAAGCCTCTCACTGCCTGCCAAATCTACAAGCCAAAGCTTACTTTTGGTGCACTCTCCATTCACCAAGTTCTTTGCTTTTACCATTATACAAAGCATGctgaaaaaaaaatggtcaaTCATTAATGAAGAACACGTGAcaaataatacaaatatttCCGTAATTATGCACAATGAAAGGAGCAAAGGAACATAGTAGAGAAGGAACTTGGTACCAGTGAGATCGGCTACTATGCTCATTCACATTATTACTTCCAACAGCCCTAGCATTACTTCCAGCGTGCAGTACACTCCAGACTTCCCTGATGTTATCAACTTTGGCTTCTACAATTCCAGGAACATGTAGAAATCCTTCAGAAGCTTGCTTTATCTCCAACCTATTTTGCCCAAAATAAATGTTGATAAGTGACTAACTTGGATGAGATCAAGCCAAAACTTGgctgatgatttttttttcttctaattttcgCATTTAAAGAAAGAAACGGCAATCTAAAGAAAGAAACAGCAATCTTACTTTTTTGATGTTGGAGACGTTGCCAGCAAGTCTCTAATCTGCTCGTTGTAAACTTCAAGAACACTAACAGCTATGCTGTATGTAAAAGTTTCGCTCCTTTCCTTGGCAATATTAAACAAGTGTTCTAGAGTCCTATAATTTACTCCTCTGTTTTGCTCAGTACCCTCCATTGTAAATGTCTTTCCGGTCCCTGTTTGCCCATAAGCAAATATGCACACATTGTAGCCATCTAGCACTGATGTCACCATTGGCGAAGCATCCTCAAACACATCAACtgtaaaaaccaaacaaaatagCTTTTAATACTCATTTCACAATCAAAACATTGCTACTCTATCAACCAAAAGATAAACatatgtgcataccttgatcaTTGTTTGGTGTGTAAACACGGTCGAATTTGAAAGACTTTTTGGTGGAGCCACCAGTCAGAATTCCAAGACATCCATCCTTCGCAGCATCAAATTCTACAATTTTTGTAGAACCAGCCGATATCTCTTCTTTACTTAGGGGACGACAGCGGCAGAAAACCCTGATATTCCCTGAT
This genomic window from Carya illinoinensis cultivar Pawnee chromosome 7, C.illinoinensisPawnee_v1, whole genome shotgun sequence contains:
- the LOC122317400 gene encoding kinesin-like protein KIN-14R isoform X2 — translated: MEETRFDTYHQDLETLVPNCSVSEAFDWEKVEPLNQEPKYSAVNDAGDESLVDSMLCDSGSRLIPYGFTESNCTECVLFINAGGEAANEVDSSTKFVGDTHYEGGNVFRTNESITEGGDFPFIYQTARLGNFSYHFNDLPPGDYFVDLHFAEIINTNGPKGMRVFNIYVQEEKVLSELDIFSVVGANKPLQLVELRVSMKEDGAIVIRFEGVNGSPIVSGICIRKAPKVSVPQVTHEYLKCNNCASMIEVPSAQKKQLETKSTMKYEKKIEELTMQCQRKTKECYEAWMSLTSANEQLDKVRMELDNVMFNTLSKDQTMEKQAENLRNISGRYEHDKIYWAAAINNLHEKIKVMKKEHLQLSCEAHDCVDSIPELNKMVFAVQTLVAQCEDLKVKYSEEQAKRKKLFNEFQEAKGNIRVFCRCRPLSKEEISAGSTKIVEFDAAKDGCLGILTGGSTKKSFKFDRVYTPNNDQVDVFEDASPMVTSVLDGYNVCIFAYGQTGTGKTFTMEGTEQNRGVNYRTLEHLFNIAKERSETFTYSIAVSVLEVYNEQIRDLLATSPTSKKLEIKQASEGFLHVPGIVEAKVDNIREVWSVLHAGSNARAVGSNNVNEHSSRSHCMLCIMVKAKNLVNGECTKSKLWLVDLAGSERLSKTDVQGERLKEAQNINRSLAALGDVISALATKSSHIPYRNSKLTHLLQDSLGGDSKTLMFVQISPSDRDLGETLSSLNFASRVRGIELGPAKKQLDTSELQKLKAMLEKARQESKSKDESLRKLEENLQNLESKAKGKDQSHKNLHEKIKELEGQIELKTAIHNQSEKQLWQLSERLKGREEVCSNLQQKVKELEMKLVEQRHSESASFQQKVKELENKLKEELQKSESYTVSLQHEVNELERKLKEQEQNSESCLLHQKVNELERKLKEQEQNSESCLLHQKIKELEDKLKVQEQQSQDCTDAVRATPKTFIRDELMNEIEPRILRSSNSINRPLSQGSTLQRGNDSFHEMRRKRDFRNADAENNIFVSSSLNDTKVSRKSDPPKIARVMRTTKLVTATQGPLMHKRTSRDYNQGIKERENKKKIWS
- the LOC122317400 gene encoding kinesin-like protein KIN-14R isoform X4, producing the protein MEETRFDTYHQDLETLVPNCSVSEAFDWEKVEPLNQEPKYSAVNDAGDESLVDSMLCDSGSRLIPYGFTESNCTEECVLFINAGGEAANEVDSSTKFVGDTHYEGGNVFRTNESITEGGDFPFIYQTARLGNFSYHFNDLPPGDYFVDLHFAEIINTNGPKGMRVFNIYVQEEKVLSELDIFSVVGANKPLQLVELRVSMKEDGAIVIRFEGVNGSPIVSGICIRKAPKVSVPQVTHEYLKCNNCASMIEVPSAQKKQLETKSTMKYEKKIEELTMQCQRKTKECYEAWMSLTSANEQLDKVRMELDNVMFNTLSKDQTMEKQAENLRNISGRYEHDKIYWAAAINNLHEKIKVMKKEHLQLSCEAHDCVDSIPELNKMVFAVQTLVAQCEDLKVKYSEEQAKRKKLFNEFQEAKGNIRVFCRCRPLSKEEISAGSTKIVEFDAAKDGCLGILTGGSTKKSFKFDRVYTPNNDQVDVFEDASPMVTSVLDGYNVCIFAYGQTGTGKTFTMEGTEQNRGVNYRTLEHLFNIAKERSETFTYSIAVSVLEVYNEQIRDLLATSPTSKKLEIKQASEGFLHVPGIVEAKVDNIREVWSVLHAGSNARAVGSNNVNEHSSRSHCMLCIMVKAKNLVNGECTKSKLWLVDLAGSERLSKTDVQGERLKEAQNINRSLAALGDVISALATKSSHIPYRNSKLTHLLQDSLGGDSKTLMFVQISPSDRDLGETLSSLNFASRVRGIELGPAKKQLDTSELQKLKAMLEKARQESKSKDESLRKLEENLQNLESKAKGKDQSHKNLHEKIKELEGQIELKTAIHNQSEKQLWQLSERLKGREEVCSNLQQKVKELEMKLVEQRHSESASFQQKVKELENKLKEELQKSESYTVSLQHEVNELERKLKEQEQNSESCLLHQKIKELEDKLKVQEQQSQDCTDAVRATPKTFIRDELMNEIEPRILRSSNSINRPLSQGSTLQRGNDSFHEMRRKRDFRNADAENNIFVSSSLNDTKVSRKSDPPKIARVMRTTKLVTATQGPLMHKRTSRDYNQGIKERENKKKIWS